A single region of the candidate division KSB1 bacterium genome encodes:
- a CDS encoding flippase-like domain-containing protein gives MKTLVRVLITFAVLGSLFWQVKWRAVWDILGSLQAGTLGLVLLLCLPVHLLQFARWSHIAKQSGAAIMPGDLKRGYWVGFTLGLVTPGRLGQYGRALALHGCSMAEAFGISFLDRAYAGFTINGVGLIALSSLPLLGWNSMVPGLNGGVATVGAALGCAIVLLGFRPSVLVRPFRWIANWLPRREQLFKGINVFGSVSPLSGVLLMILAVGALSAALLQFVLLLHGMGAPVPWMGGMLAVLLTFFLKGLLPFTIGSLGIAEWSAVVILRGFGVEPAQAVGASLLLFTVNVLLPSLVGIPYLSSLRVPDFRRRDARTE, from the coding sequence TTGAAAACTCTGGTTAGGGTTTTGATCACCTTCGCCGTGCTTGGCTCGCTGTTCTGGCAAGTCAAGTGGCGGGCAGTTTGGGACATTTTGGGCTCGCTGCAGGCCGGTACGCTGGGACTCGTCCTGCTGCTGTGTTTGCCGGTGCACTTGCTGCAGTTCGCACGCTGGTCGCACATCGCGAAGCAAAGCGGCGCGGCGATCATGCCCGGCGACCTGAAGCGAGGCTACTGGGTGGGATTCACGCTCGGCCTGGTGACGCCCGGCAGACTTGGGCAATATGGCAGGGCCCTGGCGCTGCATGGGTGCTCCATGGCGGAAGCATTTGGCATCAGCTTTCTGGATCGGGCCTACGCGGGCTTCACGATCAATGGCGTGGGTTTGATTGCTCTGTCATCGCTGCCCCTACTGGGTTGGAATAGCATGGTTCCGGGGTTGAACGGCGGCGTTGCCACGGTCGGCGCCGCACTGGGGTGTGCTATCGTGTTGCTCGGATTCCGACCTTCGGTGCTGGTAAGGCCATTCCGCTGGATCGCGAATTGGCTGCCGCGGAGGGAGCAGTTGTTCAAGGGAATTAATGTCTTCGGCTCTGTCTCTCCGCTCAGCGGTGTGCTGTTGATGATATTGGCCGTCGGTGCGCTCTCGGCTGCCCTGCTTCAATTTGTATTGTTGTTGCACGGTATGGGCGCGCCGGTGCCGTGGATGGGCGGCATGCTTGCCGTACTGCTGACGTTTTTCCTGAAGGGTCTGCTGCCGTTCACGATTGGGAGCCTGGGAATTGCCGAATGGTCGGCGGTGGTAATTCTGCGCGGATTCGGGGTGGAGCCGGCGCAAGCCGTGGGAGCATCTCTCCTGTTATTCACCGTGAATGTATTGCTCCCAAGTCTGGTTGGCATCCCGTACTTGTCAAGTCTGCGAGTTCCGGACTTTCGTAGAAGAGACGCTCGAACCGAATGA
- a CDS encoding glycosyltransferase, translating into MPGHLFAIPLILSLPSAIWAAGALRWLRRKECLVSGTPSVSVVVVGRNEAEFVEPCLKSILACDYPSDSCEIIFVDDHSTDGTLELARGIALLADGRLKVLSAPDQPESWGPKKRALAHAVEGVRGEILILTDADCVVPKLWIRSFTERFDEKTGVALGPALPPRTAGLLHRAYWIERLLVNLSMISATGFGSVASACGNAIAYRRSAWDSLAEFPYATLPSGDDDLVAQAVHARGWKVGFVATASALVRDLRPVTIRRELAAAVRHQSTTRYYPLQWRALYAWTIATNAAMVVLGLLACLRAEVLLLLIPAVALKLLIEVSCAAAVARRLGDDVSKFELAIGSLLLPVYLAVKPLLMLLPRFEWHGRQHFKGSGR; encoded by the coding sequence ATGCCCGGACATCTGTTCGCCATTCCGCTCATTCTCAGCTTGCCCTCCGCGATCTGGGCGGCGGGTGCGTTGCGTTGGCTGAGGCGGAAGGAATGTCTGGTCTCGGGAACGCCGAGCGTCTCGGTGGTCGTCGTGGGTCGCAATGAGGCTGAATTCGTCGAACCGTGCCTGAAGTCAATTCTGGCTTGCGACTATCCGAGCGATTCCTGCGAAATCATCTTTGTTGACGATCATTCAACAGATGGCACGCTCGAACTTGCGCGGGGAATCGCTCTGTTAGCGGACGGACGGCTGAAAGTGCTCTCCGCGCCGGACCAGCCCGAATCCTGGGGGCCGAAGAAACGGGCGCTGGCGCATGCGGTCGAAGGAGTTCGTGGAGAGATCCTGATCCTCACCGATGCAGATTGTGTCGTTCCCAAGCTCTGGATCCGATCATTCACGGAGCGATTTGACGAGAAGACCGGAGTCGCGCTGGGGCCGGCCCTGCCTCCGCGAACCGCGGGTCTCTTACACCGCGCGTACTGGATCGAGCGGCTATTGGTGAACCTGAGCATGATCTCCGCGACGGGATTTGGATCCGTCGCATCGGCCTGCGGAAATGCGATTGCGTACCGGCGGAGTGCATGGGATAGTCTGGCGGAGTTCCCGTACGCGACGTTGCCTTCGGGAGACGACGATTTGGTTGCTCAGGCGGTTCATGCCCGCGGCTGGAAAGTCGGCTTCGTCGCGACGGCGTCCGCGCTCGTCAGGGACCTGCGCCCGGTGACGATCCGCCGCGAGCTCGCCGCGGCCGTGCGCCACCAATCCACCACCCGGTACTATCCACTGCAATGGCGCGCATTGTACGCGTGGACGATTGCCACGAATGCCGCGATGGTCGTGCTCGGCCTGTTGGCCTGCCTGCGCGCTGAAGTCCTGTTGTTGCTGATTCCGGCTGTCGCTCTGAAGCTGCTGATCGAAGTCAGTTGCGCCGCGGCTGTGGCTCGCCGGTTGGGTGACGACGTGAGCAAGTTCGAATTAGCGATCGGGTCGCTGCTGCTTCCGGTCTATCTCGCGGTGAAACCGCTTCTGATGTTGCTGCCGCGATTTGAATGGCACGGCAGGCAGCATTTCAAGGGCAGCGGTCGGTGA
- the ligA gene encoding NAD-dependent DNA ligase LigA, giving the protein MTKERLSPTQEADWLRAAIARHDHLYYVQARPEISDSEYDDLFRRLRTLEAEHPELADPSSPTQRIGDALTAGFATVRHPFPLISLDNSYDEADIRAFHKRVADGLEGRSVSYICELKFDGVAVILKYVGGRFVQGATRGDGEQGDDVTLNLRTIRTLPLRVVPARTAAIDPIFYVRGEVYLNKHDFSRYNAERDAVGEKPFANPRNFAAGSLKILDPRVVAQRPLSIVCYGYDNQQPAVDDTHWRSMQRLGSLGFPVSEHVCRVDSIDAVISYWRDWQERRDELPFEIDGVVVKVDRYVDQRTLGSTARAPRWAIAYKFAARRAQTRLIEISLQVGRTGVLTPVAELDPVPLGGVTIRRATLHNFEEIQRLDVRIGDVVTLERGGDVIPKITGVELSERKPQAQPYRIPESCPSCGARLVRDEGMVGVRCPNPSDPEIVKRRIEHFASRGAMDIAGLGSETVNVLVDRGLVADLGDLYGLKPESLLELEGFAEKSAVALVAGIDRSRDRSLPRLVFGLGIRFVGEETARMLATRLGSLDRIAAATEAELTEIPEVGPRVAQAIREYFDSATSRAVLRKLHQAGVAGKSADAVAVSDHLAGKSFVLTGGLSTMTREAAEAAVIAAGGKTSSSVSKKTSYVVAGESPGSKLAKARELGVTVLSEAEFVALLSGE; this is encoded by the coding sequence ATGACGAAAGAGCGGCTCAGCCCAACACAGGAAGCCGATTGGTTGCGCGCCGCGATCGCGCGCCATGATCATTTGTATTATGTGCAGGCGCGGCCGGAGATTTCCGATTCGGAATATGACGATCTGTTTCGCCGCCTTCGGACTCTCGAAGCCGAGCATCCCGAATTAGCTGATCCTTCCAGTCCGACTCAGCGGATTGGCGACGCACTGACCGCGGGGTTCGCGACTGTGCGGCATCCGTTCCCGCTGATTTCCCTCGACAATTCGTATGACGAGGCCGATATCCGGGCTTTTCACAAGCGCGTGGCCGATGGGCTCGAGGGACGATCGGTAAGCTACATCTGCGAACTCAAATTCGACGGCGTCGCGGTGATTCTCAAGTACGTGGGCGGTCGGTTTGTTCAGGGGGCGACACGCGGCGATGGCGAGCAGGGTGACGACGTTACGCTCAATCTGAGAACCATTCGTACCTTGCCGTTGCGCGTCGTGCCTGCGAGAACAGCGGCGATTGATCCGATTTTCTACGTTCGCGGCGAAGTTTATCTGAATAAGCACGACTTTTCCCGCTATAATGCGGAGCGCGACGCGGTCGGGGAGAAGCCGTTTGCCAACCCGCGCAATTTTGCGGCCGGATCATTGAAGATTCTCGATCCGCGAGTGGTTGCCCAGCGTCCGCTAAGCATCGTCTGCTATGGCTACGACAATCAGCAGCCGGCTGTTGATGACACGCATTGGCGTTCGATGCAGCGGCTGGGTTCGCTCGGCTTTCCGGTGAGCGAACACGTCTGCCGCGTTGACTCCATCGACGCGGTCATCTCATACTGGCGGGACTGGCAGGAACGTCGCGATGAATTGCCCTTCGAAATAGATGGCGTGGTCGTGAAGGTTGACCGCTACGTCGATCAGCGGACCCTGGGCTCCACCGCGCGCGCGCCGCGCTGGGCCATCGCCTACAAGTTTGCGGCCCGGCGGGCGCAGACTCGCTTAATCGAGATTTCGTTGCAGGTCGGTCGAACCGGCGTACTTACACCGGTGGCTGAGCTCGACCCGGTTCCGCTGGGCGGCGTCACAATCCGGCGCGCCACGCTGCACAATTTCGAGGAGATTCAGCGGCTGGACGTTCGCATTGGCGATGTGGTCACGTTGGAGCGCGGCGGCGACGTCATTCCCAAGATCACCGGAGTGGAGCTTTCCGAGCGCAAGCCGCAGGCCCAACCGTATCGGATTCCTGAGAGTTGTCCATCCTGCGGCGCACGGCTCGTCCGTGACGAAGGGATGGTCGGAGTACGCTGCCCGAATCCGTCCGATCCTGAAATCGTGAAGCGCCGCATTGAGCACTTTGCATCGCGCGGGGCGATGGACATCGCGGGCCTGGGCTCAGAAACCGTCAACGTGCTGGTCGATCGTGGACTGGTGGCCGATCTTGGGGATCTCTACGGTCTCAAGCCTGAATCCTTGCTGGAACTGGAGGGATTCGCCGAGAAGTCCGCCGTGGCCTTGGTCGCCGGGATCGACAGGTCTCGCGATCGGTCATTGCCACGATTAGTCTTCGGGCTGGGCATTCGGTTCGTCGGCGAAGAAACGGCGCGAATGCTGGCGACTCGGCTCGGCTCGCTCGATCGGATCGCGGCGGCGACTGAAGCTGAACTGACGGAGATTCCCGAAGTCGGTCCGCGGGTGGCGCAGGCGATTCGCGAGTACTTCGACAGCGCAACGTCGCGAGCGGTGTTGCGCAAACTCCACCAAGCCGGTGTGGCCGGCAAGTCAGCGGACGCCGTGGCGGTGAGTGATCATCTCGCCGGAAAGAGCTTTGTATTAACGGGCGGCTTGTCCACGATGACCCGCGAAGCGGCTGAGGCCGCCGTCATCGCTGCAGGCGGCAAGACTTCGTCCTCCGTCTCCAAAAAGACGAGTTACGTGGTGGCGGGGGAGAGTCCCGGATCAAAGCTTGCCAAAGCGCGCGAGCTCGGCGTCACGGTCTTAAGCGAGGCGGAATTCGTGGCCTTGCTCTCCGGTGAATAG
- the efp gene encoding elongation factor P has protein sequence MATTADIRKGLTISMEGQLFQVADFQHVKPGKGGAFVRMSLRNLKTGRVIDRTLNSGATLDVVRIDARDMQFLYKESEDYHFMDQESYEQITLSKEMIGDSAKWMKEGIVCRVSFLEESPLSMEVPNFLEVEVIQTAPGAKGDTVAGSGKPAVVDTGTTVMVPFFIDQGDLIRVDTRTSEYLDRIKRG, from the coding sequence ATGGCGACTACGGCTGACATTCGAAAAGGGCTGACGATAAGCATGGAAGGGCAGCTCTTCCAGGTAGCTGACTTCCAGCATGTGAAACCGGGCAAGGGTGGCGCGTTCGTCCGGATGTCCCTGCGCAATCTCAAGACTGGCAGGGTCATCGACCGCACACTGAACTCCGGAGCGACCCTCGATGTCGTTCGGATCGATGCGCGGGACATGCAATTCCTTTACAAAGAGAGTGAAGACTACCACTTCATGGATCAGGAGTCTTACGAACAGATTACGCTCAGCAAGGAGATGATCGGCGACAGCGCGAAGTGGATGAAAGAGGGGATCGTTTGCCGGGTCAGTTTCCTCGAGGAAAGCCCGCTGAGCATGGAAGTGCCTAATTTTCTCGAGGTCGAGGTGATTCAGACGGCGCCCGGCGCTAAGGGCGACACGGTGGCGGGATCGGGGAAGCCGGCGGTCGTGGACACCGGCACGACGGTGATGGTGCCGTTCTTCATCGATCAGGGCGATCTCATCCGCGTGGACACGCGCACGTCGGAGTATCTCGATCGGATCAAGCGTGGATAA
- a CDS encoding OmpA family protein — MENFRGTLALVCAAVAAVLLLVALWQTASRRKSAGSLNWLYAALFALVSLVLWRRGVEPGSEGTTHQPLTENPAASVPGTSQSQLDSIQRGQAGSALPNPVSGMSPNGQRQIDAPPHERSLTPPDRSRGNVSSAASDDLPPRKLATAESKPSKRPSAGRDVDAPPVEDRIESVIVSAFEFVEGFFDRYGWTASESAPAQAARPVRARKAPGGEEPLVFPAVVFYEGSAELTGDSQSALKLLANELAARPELGILEIQARIDSVGPEAFNYILTQARAAVVRDFLVDEGVPSGRLVARGLGSDAEACDKDSSPIEFVVRR; from the coding sequence GTGGAAAACTTCCGGGGAACACTCGCTCTGGTTTGCGCGGCCGTCGCGGCGGTCTTGCTGCTGGTCGCGCTCTGGCAGACCGCGTCTCGGCGAAAATCCGCCGGCAGCCTGAACTGGCTCTATGCGGCGCTGTTCGCGCTGGTCAGTCTCGTCTTGTGGCGACGTGGTGTGGAACCGGGTTCGGAAGGAACGACTCATCAACCGCTAACTGAGAATCCGGCCGCTTCCGTCCCGGGCACATCTCAATCGCAACTGGATTCAATTCAGCGCGGCCAGGCCGGGTCTGCCCTGCCGAACCCTGTTTCCGGAATGTCCCCGAACGGCCAGCGCCAGATTGACGCTCCGCCGCACGAGCGATCCCTCACGCCACCCGATCGCTCGCGCGGGAACGTCAGTTCAGCGGCATCCGACGACTTGCCGCCGCGCAAATTGGCCACAGCGGAGTCCAAGCCATCGAAACGCCCGTCCGCCGGGCGGGACGTCGATGCGCCTCCAGTCGAAGATCGCATAGAATCGGTGATCGTTTCCGCGTTTGAGTTTGTCGAAGGATTCTTCGACCGCTACGGCTGGACGGCGTCGGAATCCGCGCCAGCACAGGCTGCGCGCCCGGTTCGCGCTCGTAAGGCACCAGGCGGCGAAGAGCCGCTTGTGTTTCCGGCAGTGGTATTCTATGAAGGATCAGCGGAGTTAACCGGGGACAGCCAATCGGCGCTAAAACTGCTCGCCAACGAGCTTGCAGCGCGCCCTGAGCTCGGTATCTTGGAGATTCAGGCGCGGATTGACAGTGTTGGCCCGGAAGCATTCAATTACATCCTGACTCAGGCACGGGCGGCGGTCGTCCGGGACTTCCTCGTCGATGAGGGCGTCCCGTCGGGCCGGCTGGTCGCGCGCGGACTCGGCTCCGACGCGGAAGCGTGCGACAAGGATAGTTCGCCGATTGAGTTTGTGGTCAGGCGATAA
- the accB gene encoding acetyl-CoA carboxylase biotin carboxyl carrier protein, producing the protein MATSRPKSERGRVDLVEIQKLIELIENSPITEFELEEHDLKIRISKNGASHGHVQLVQSPLPHTVAGAMPALPSAPGEVLAAGPRSSSVIEFKSPMVGTYYRAPSPDADPYVRVGDVVEPGRVLCIIEAMKLMNEIECEVRGKIVEILVENAQPVEFGQVIFRIDSSAV; encoded by the coding sequence ATGGCGACGTCCCGACCGAAATCGGAACGAGGCCGCGTTGATCTTGTCGAGATTCAGAAGCTGATTGAGCTCATCGAGAATAGTCCGATCACAGAGTTTGAACTCGAAGAGCACGATTTGAAGATCCGCATATCTAAGAATGGCGCGTCTCACGGCCACGTTCAACTCGTGCAATCTCCGCTGCCGCACACCGTGGCAGGTGCGATGCCCGCGCTGCCGTCAGCTCCGGGGGAAGTGCTCGCGGCCGGGCCTCGCTCATCGAGCGTTATTGAGTTCAAATCGCCCATGGTCGGCACGTATTATCGCGCGCCGTCTCCGGACGCGGATCCCTATGTCCGGGTCGGCGACGTCGTCGAACCGGGACGCGTGCTCTGCATCATCGAAGCCATGAAATTGATGAACGAGATCGAGTGCGAAGTTCGCGGCAAGATCGTGGAGATTCTCGTCGAAAACGCGCAGCCTGTCGAGTTCGGCCAGGTAATCTTCCGCATCGATAGCTCGGCGGTTTGA